Proteins from one Cicer arietinum cultivar CDC Frontier isolate Library 1 chromosome 3, Cicar.CDCFrontier_v2.0, whole genome shotgun sequence genomic window:
- the LOC101511965 gene encoding uncharacterized protein: protein MFDGEKGKLKLSVLNELRLDAYENSKLYKEITKNWHDKHITRREFKESDYVLLFNSRFKLFPSKLRSRWSWPFQIHKMFSFGAVDILSEATRVFIVSSQRLKHYVIGNPVEKMVNLILRFPT, encoded by the coding sequence ATGTTTGATGGTGAAAAAGGAAAGCTTAAACTCAGTGTGCTTAATGAATTGAGGTTGGACGCTTATGAGAATTCTAAACTCTACAAGGAAATAACAAAGAACTGGCATGATAAACACATAACTAGAAGGGAATTCAAAGAGAGTGACTACGTGTTACTTTTCAATTCACGATTTAAGTTGTTTCCGAGCAAACTTCGTTCAAGGTGGTCATGGCCATTTCAAATCCACAAGATGTTCTCGTTTGGAGCAGTAGATATCTTGAGTGAGGCCACTAGAGTTTTTATTGTGAGTAGTCAAAGGTTGAAGCATTATGTAATTGGGAATCCTGTAGAGAAAATGGTAAATCTTATCCTTCGATTTCCAACTTAA